GTCCCGTTAGCCAATTACTCCAATAGCCTCAAGGCGCACGATTTGGTGACGAATTTACTTCGCGAGAACCTCTCTGAGATGGGTTATGATCTGGTGGACAATGACAGCTTGCGAGCAGGAATGCGCGCTACACGACTGCGCTTGGTGGGCGAAATTGACAGCGCCGGTTCAGACCAGATTGCGGAGCAAGCAGGGGCTGAGATTTTGATGACCGGGTCATTGGACATATATCTGGAACAGGTAAATCCGGAGGTCTCAGTAAGTTTTCGCGCCTACGATTGCTCGACTCACAGAGTAATCTGGGCGGGTTGTATCTCCACAACCGGCGAGGATCAGGCAGGATTGTTTGGAGTGGGACGGCTGACAAACATACAGGAGCTTACGGCCAAGGTAGTGAAGACACTCATCGCGAAGATGCCGGAGCTTTCGGAACAAGGTCGCAAGCCGAAACACAAGCCGACCAAGAATGACCTGAAATTGATGCAGGAAGGCAGAATCGCTATCGTGCGTTTTGATAACAGCACGGACGTACCGAATGCTGACGCAGTTGTTACAAATGCAATGATCGAAGAAGCATGGCGGCGCGGATATGACGTTGTAGAGCCGGGCGAGTTGTCACGGATACGGGCAAGACTTGCCGCAGATTTTCAGGGCGGCACCAGCGACAGTGCATTGGCGATTTTAAGAGACGAATATGGCGTGGCAATTGTTGTTACCGGCACAGTGACCCGATTTCTACCGAATCGCGGCGTTTCGATTGAAGCTGTGCCCGAAATTGAGTTTACGATACGAAGCATAAATCCGAACAGCGGAGAGGTCATGTCCTCTCTTTCAATAGAGCGCGATGGCTCGGCACGCGAGACAATATTCGGCGCAGGCCGGGTATCGGCAATTGGCGAGGTTGCGCGTCAAGCGTTGAGAGATAGCTGGGATGAACTTATCGCAGGCTGGTTTGCAAAAACACCGGCCGCGTTACAAACAGATACGGATGGAGATCAGAATGCAAAGAGATAGATGCCGGACTGGCAGCACGGTATTGCTGCGACTGCTGACGGCAATAGCGGTGTTTTCGGTATTGGCTGTGAACGCACAGGCTCAAGTGAAATCCGAACGGGCGGTATTGTCGATCGTGAATGGCGATTCGATATTCACATCGGATATAGACGCCGTTTTTGCCAAGATGCACTCGGCGATGTCAACGGCCGACAAAGGCGCATTTGATTATCACAAGCTGTTGAACAAGCTGGTCAATGACAGACTGATTGTTCAGGAAGCTGAAGCGCTCGGTATTGACGATGACGAGTATGTTACGCGCCTTCTTTACGAGCGCAAACAGAATTGGGTGCGCAATGTCTATATCCGGAACAACTTCATCCCGGACACGACAGTGAGCGACAAGAGCGTGATGAAATATTTTGCGGAGAACTACCACAAGGTGCGGGTACGCACGCTGTCAGTTGAGGGCAAGGCGCAGGCTGATTCATTGGCGCAACAGATTCGCCAGGGCACGCCAATGGACAGTCTGGCGAAGCTGTACTCGGTAGACATGTTCAAGTACGTGGGCGGTTTTCAATCGATGAAATATTGGATCACTGTCGAGGAGGAACTGCGGAGACATTTGAATGATGCCGGCTCCGGCGAGTTAATCGGACCTTTCCCCTATCGCGCGGTCTATTGCATAATGCGAGTGGAGGAAACCGCACCGGCAGACACAGCCGAACTGGCCGGAATGCGCGGGTACATCGAAGCAATGCTTCGCGATACGAAGAAACTCGATGAATGGAATAAGCTCGTCCAGAATCTGGGCGGTAAGTATGGATTGGAAGTAGATAGTACAGCCATGACAGAGATTGCGCGCAGCACAGCTTCGGTATTGGATTCGACCTTTCAGCGCGGCAGTGATCGTCCAGTGGCCAAGTTTTCGGGCACACCAGTGGTGTCTGAGTTAGAGCTTCGCCAAGAGACAGCGCACTCGGCGATGTCGCAGGCGACAACGGCAATCGACACGCTTCTTTACAAGTCGCTGAATAAGCTGGTAGAAGATCAACTTTTGTATCGTGCCGGTCTCGAGTCCAAACTGGACACCTTGTCTTCGATTAACAGAAGATTGGAATCGACAAGGGATAGCGTGCTGATAGAGGTCTATTTGAAAGAGACCGTAGCTTCGCGTATCAAATTCAATCACGATGAATTCCAGCAATACTATGATGAGAATCAGGATAAGTTTCGCGAGCCTGATCAATTGACCTTGCGGCAGGTTCTCATTGACGGGCAGGAGCGCGCCGACAGTTCGGTAGCGCTGCTCAAGGATGGGGCCGATTTTGACTATGTTGCCGACAAGTTCCGCAAGGGAGCAAAAGAGATGGCCGAGCAAAGCATCGACGCGTCGATGGATGCTTTCCCGAAGTCGATACAAGCCGACTTGGCGAAACTGACTCCCGGGCAAAGCTCAAATGCATATCCGACTTCGGAGGGCTGGGTCATTTTCAAGGTGTTGGATCGCAAACAAGGCAGGTTGAAGACTCTTGAGGAAGTCGATATAAACATCCGCGAAGTGATGTTCCAGCGCAAGTTTTCGACCTTGCTCGATGAGACGCTGGCACAACTTAAGGCGAGTTCGGAAATTGTGATGTTTGACGAGGCAATCGAGAAGTATCTCGGCGCCGAGAATTAAACATATGGGTTGCGGGCAGAATGAGAGAAAGGTAGTGAAGGAAGTAAATTTCATAGAGCGGCATCTGGCTGTTTTCAGATACACGGCTGCGATTCTCTTGTTGGTGTTGGCCGGGTCTTCGGCGTTGACAGATGTCAATGCGCAGGTAAAACGCGGGAAGCGATTCTCTTCGGAAGGCAATTGTCTCGAATGCCATTCGACCGGCGATTTCAAGGGGAAACTGAAACACAAGCCGTTCGATGACAAGGATTGTCTATCGTGCCACAAACCGCACGGACTGGTGGGAATGTTGCGTCTCAAGGAGACGGGCGCCGCGCTATGCTATCAGTGTCACAACAAAACTGAATTGGGAATGGAAAAGGCGGTTATTCATGCTCCGGCGAAGACCGGAGACTGTTCGGTTTGTCATAGTTCGCATGCCGCCGACCACAAGGGATTGCTGGTTAGCAACGCCAAGGAGCTGTGCTTCACCTGTCACAACCGCAGCGAATACGAAAAGAAAATAGTTCATGCTCCGATGAATCAGGATTGCTTTGTTTGTCATGAAGTTCATGGAAGCGATCACAAAGCGCTACTTAAGAAAGACCAGTCGACTCTTTGCGCGGATTGTCACGACCCGAAAACGCCGACTTTTGCGGCGGCACACGGAGAGTATCCGGTTGCCGACAAGGACTGCGGGCTTTGCCATTCGCCGCATTCATCGGATTCACCGAAGTTGTTTGCCAGCTCGATACACGCGCCGGTTGAGGGTGGAGAGTGTTCGACGTGTCACAACGCGCCGACAGACTCCAAACCGTTTGCCACTACTGATGACGGCAATGCCCTGTGTGTGACGTGTCATGATAAAAGCGAAGTAGCACCGCCGGGGAGTCATCCTCCGGTTGCCGAGGGCGAGTGCATGACTTGTCACAATCCACATGGATCGTCGCAGAAGATGCTGCTGACAGCCAAGGAATCGACGTTGTGCATGGAGTGTCACGACGATGTGCAAGCGCAGGTGCGGGGAGTATCCTCACATAAGCCGGTGATGGAAGATTGCTCAACATGCCATACGGCACATGGAAAAACCAAATCGCATCTGTTGACGAAAGAGACGAATACGCTATGTCTCGACTGTCACAGCGATTTGAAAGCGCTGGCAACAGCGGCGAGCCCGCATGCTCCGTTTACTGATGGACTTTGCACTGATTGTCATTCGCCGCATGGGTCGCTGTATCCGAAGCTGGTCAAGACAAATCAATCAGAGTTGTGCACAAGTTGTCACAGCGACGTCAATGAGTGGCTGGGATTAGCCAGTGTGCACATGCCGATTAGAACGGGCGACTGCACGAAGTGTCACAATCCGCACGGATCTGCGATTGCGCCGTTGTTATCGGCGACGCAGGATCAGTTGTGCGGGACTTGCCATCAAGCGGTCATTTCCGACAGCACCAACACGGTGATTCATCCGCCGTTCGAAGAGGGCACATGCAGTTCGTGCCATGCGCCACACGCGACGAAGTTCAAGGGACTATTGACCGCGGCTCCGGCCGAATTGTGCGGCGAGTGTCACTCGGATGTCATCGCAGCGAATGCAGTGAGTAAGCATCATCCGGTGGTCGCGGGCGAATGCTCGAGCTGTCATAAACCGCATTCCGGCAAGATTAAGAATCTGCTGCTCGACAAGGAACCAAGGCTTTGCCTGGGCTGTCACAAAGATATCAACGAGTTGGTCACAAAGGGAGTGGCACACGCGCCGGCAAAGGATGAATGCAGCGGCTGCCACAGCTCGCATTCGAGCGGATTCGTCAGCCTGTTGACCGAAGGGATGCCAGCGCAGTGCCTGACCTGTCATGACGGCGACGATACGGATTTCAAGTCAAAGCATCTCGGACTTGCGGGAAGCCAGATCGACTGCCGGAAGTGTCATGATCCACACGGCTCAAAGGATGAACGATTGATTCAGAAGAATACTCATGATCCCTTCTCCAGCGGTTCGTGCGACGCTTGTCACACAGATGTTCCGCAGGACGGAGGCAAGAAGTAATGAAAAAGATACCTTTCCTATTGGCCGTATTCTGCGCAGCCTCTTCCCTATTGTTCGCGCAGAGCGTTAAAGTCAATGAGCCGGATGTGTGCTACACCTGCCATGAAGATGTCAAGGATGAGCACGCAAAGAAGAGCCAGCATACTGCATTTGCCGGCGGGAAATGTTCGGATTGCCACAATCCGCACGCTTCGCGTCATGCGACGCTGCTCAATGATAAAGTCGATAAGTTGTGTTTGAGCTGTCATGAAGACCTCAAGGGACTTGACGAATTGGCGGCGAAACATCAGCCGGTGATTAACGGCGAGTGTCTTTCGTGTCACGATCCACATGCTTCCGATTTCGGAAATCAATTGGTGCAATCGCAGGGCGCTCTCTGTATGAGCTGTCATCCGGCAGTCACCGAGTGGCTGAAGCAGACGCGCGTGCATTCGCCGGTTGCCGGTAAGGATTGCATGAAATGCCATGATCCGCATGGATCAGCCAATGCTGGTATTCTCGCCAAGGATGTGCCGCAGCTTTGTTTTGATTGTCATCCGCAGAATGCGCAGTTCACAGCCACGCACAAGGGATACAATCTATCGAGCGCCGATTGCTCGACGTGCCATGATCCGCATGCGTCGTCTAACAAAGGTCTGTTGATGGCGAATCAACATGCTCCGTTTGAAGGCGGCGAGTGCTCGGCTTGTCACGCGGCGGGAGCGCAATCGGG
This is a stretch of genomic DNA from bacterium. It encodes these proteins:
- a CDS encoding cytochrome c3 family protein, yielding MKKIPFLLAVFCAASSLLFAQSVKVNEPDVCYTCHEDVKDEHAKKSQHTAFAGGKCSDCHNPHASRHATLLNDKVDKLCLSCHEDLKGLDELAAKHQPVINGECLSCHDPHASDFGNQLVQSQGALCMSCHPAVTEWLKQTRVHSPVAGKDCMKCHDPHGSANAGILAKDVPQLCFDCHPQNAQFTATHKGYNLSSADCSTCHDPHASSNKGLLMANQHAPFEGGECSACHAAGAQSGGSFAIAGGVANTCLTCHEDQKADKKAEYHAHLEGENSCTNCHNPHASNVSALLSSSQQTMCTKCHFTDVPVKDKAKFMTHVDQDCSICHSPHGADNERYLVNKDAMALCRTCHEDVHKGSHPMGGEVIDKRTNSTLDCLSCHKMHGSGQEFYLAFNPDMDLCIQCHKR
- a CDS encoding cytochrome c3 family protein, with protein sequence MKEVNFIERHLAVFRYTAAILLLVLAGSSALTDVNAQVKRGKRFSSEGNCLECHSTGDFKGKLKHKPFDDKDCLSCHKPHGLVGMLRLKETGAALCYQCHNKTELGMEKAVIHAPAKTGDCSVCHSSHAADHKGLLVSNAKELCFTCHNRSEYEKKIVHAPMNQDCFVCHEVHGSDHKALLKKDQSTLCADCHDPKTPTFAAAHGEYPVADKDCGLCHSPHSSDSPKLFASSIHAPVEGGECSTCHNAPTDSKPFATTDDGNALCVTCHDKSEVAPPGSHPPVAEGECMTCHNPHGSSQKMLLTAKESTLCMECHDDVQAQVRGVSSHKPVMEDCSTCHTAHGKTKSHLLTKETNTLCLDCHSDLKALATAASPHAPFTDGLCTDCHSPHGSLYPKLVKTNQSELCTSCHSDVNEWLGLASVHMPIRTGDCTKCHNPHGSAIAPLLSATQDQLCGTCHQAVISDSTNTVIHPPFEEGTCSSCHAPHATKFKGLLTAAPAELCGECHSDVIAANAVSKHHPVVAGECSSCHKPHSGKIKNLLLDKEPRLCLGCHKDINELVTKGVAHAPAKDECSGCHSSHSSGFVSLLTEGMPAQCLTCHDGDDTDFKSKHLGLAGSQIDCRKCHDPHGSKDERLIQKNTHDPFSSGSCDACHTDVPQDGGKK
- a CDS encoding peptidyl-prolyl cis-trans isomerase gives rise to the protein MQRDRCRTGSTVLLRLLTAIAVFSVLAVNAQAQVKSERAVLSIVNGDSIFTSDIDAVFAKMHSAMSTADKGAFDYHKLLNKLVNDRLIVQEAEALGIDDDEYVTRLLYERKQNWVRNVYIRNNFIPDTTVSDKSVMKYFAENYHKVRVRTLSVEGKAQADSLAQQIRQGTPMDSLAKLYSVDMFKYVGGFQSMKYWITVEEELRRHLNDAGSGELIGPFPYRAVYCIMRVEETAPADTAELAGMRGYIEAMLRDTKKLDEWNKLVQNLGGKYGLEVDSTAMTEIARSTASVLDSTFQRGSDRPVAKFSGTPVVSELELRQETAHSAMSQATTAIDTLLYKSLNKLVEDQLLYRAGLESKLDTLSSINRRLESTRDSVLIEVYLKETVASRIKFNHDEFQQYYDENQDKFREPDQLTLRQVLIDGQERADSSVALLKDGADFDYVADKFRKGAKEMAEQSIDASMDAFPKSIQADLAKLTPGQSSNAYPTSEGWVIFKVLDRKQGRLKTLEEVDINIREVMFQRKFSTLLDETLAQLKASSEIVMFDEAIEKYLGAEN